In Ochotona princeps isolate mOchPri1 unplaced genomic scaffold, mOchPri1.hap1 HAP1_SCAFFOLD_170, whole genome shotgun sequence, a single genomic region encodes these proteins:
- the LOC101521266 gene encoding protein crumbs homolog 3 yields MAIPALGLLLALGLPLLLARWGRAWAQDISTPASLANETSTVPPTGPSSNGGLSQGAITAIIVVFSILGVLIVVVLLVLLVRKLQEKRQTEGTYRPSSEEQFSHAAEAQAPQDSKEPVRGCLPI; encoded by the exons ATGGCGATCCCGGCGCTGGGGCTGCTCCTGGCGCTCggcctgccgctgctgctggctCGCTGGGGCCGAGCTTGGGCTCAAG ACATCAGCACGCCAGCCTCTTTGGCAAATGAGACCAGCACTGTTCCACCCACGGGTCCCAGCTCCAATGGGGGCCTG TCTCAGGGTGCCATTACCGCCATCATTGTGGTCTTCTCCATCCTGGGGGTGCTCATCGTGGTGGTATTGCTGGTCCTACTGGTGCGGAAACTACAGGAGAAACGACAGACGGAGGGCACCTACCGGCCCAGCAGTGAGGAGCAG ttctcccatgcggCCGAGGCCCAGGCCCCTCAGGACTCCAAGGAGCCGGTGCGGGGCTGCCTGCCCATCTAG